The region ATGATTCTGCGAAGCTTCGTGCGGTCACCGCTGCTGCTGATCGGAAGTCTCGTCATGGCAGTCCGGATCAGCCCGTCTCTGGCGATGATCCTGCTGGCAGCGGTTCCGCTGCTGTTCATTCTCCTGTTTGTGCTGATCCGGCTTTCTTTTCCGCTATTTGCCCGGATGCAGGAGAAATTGGATGGGGTGAGCAATGTGCTGCAGGAGAATCTCACCGGCATTCGTGTAATCAAGGCCTTCGTTCGTGGAGACCATGAGCAGCAGCGCTTTGATACCGCCAATACCGGCTATACGGATACCGGAATCCGGGCGATCCGCCTGATGGCGCTGAATATGCCGCTTATGATGCTGATTCTGAATGCCAGCATTATAGCCGTCCTCTGGTTCGGGGGCCTACAGAACTGGAACGGGACACTGCCCGTTGGTGAACTAATTGCCTTCATTAACTATGTTACTCAATTGCTCATGTCGATGATGATGCTGAGCACGATGCTAGCCTTCGTATCAAGGGCCAAGGTGTCGGGGGACCGCGTCAATGAAGTATTCGCCGCCACAAGTGAAATTACCGAAGCGCCTGCGGCAGATCAAGCAGCCATTACGCTCGGACGTATTGAATTCAGCAAGGTCTCCTTCGCCTATAACCGCGGGGATGAGAATCTTGTGCTGGAGGATATCAGCTTTGCAGCCAGCCCCGGAGAGACGATCGCTATTCTGGGGGCTACCGGAGCAGGGAAGTCTACCCTGGTTAGTCTGATTCCCAGATTCTATGAGGTCTCGTCCGGTGCCGTTCTGATCGACGGAACAGACATCCGGGAGATTGGCATAGAGCATCTGCGTAGCCGGATCGGGTTCGTAATGCAGCAGTCCCTGCTGTTCAGCGGCAGTATCAGGGATAATATCCGTTACGGAAGGCCGGAAGCAACAGATGAAGAAGTGGAGCACGCGGCTGTGGCCGCAGAAGCACATGGATTCATCACAGCTATGCCGCAAGGCTACGACACGCAGCTCGGGCAGCGCGGGGTGAACCTGTCAGGCGGGCAAAAGCAGCGTCTGTCTATTGCACGCGCGCTGCTGATCAAACCGTCTATTCTGATCCTGGATGACAGCACCAGCGCTCTGGATGCGGTTACCGAAGCAAGCATCCGCCTGCTGCTGAAGACGGAGCTTCAGAATTGCACTGTCGTTATGATTGCCCAGCGGGTGTCTTCTATTATAGATGCCGACCGGATCTTGATTCTGGAGAACGGGCGGATCGCCGCGCAGGGTACACATAGCGAGCTGATGGCAGGCAGCGAGATCTACCGGGACATCCGCCATTCCCAGCTGAAGGAAGAGGAGGAGCCCTATGTCCAGTCATCGTAAAAGAGAACAGGCTCCCGTCGGACCTGGAGCGTTAGGCGGCGGGCCTCCGGGCCGGGCTGGCGTTACACCCAAGGTACGCCCGAAGAACAGTAAGGCAACGGTCATCCGCATCTGGTCCTATCTGAACCGTCAGCGGACAGGGTTGATTATGGTCTACGTATTCACGATTCTGAATGCTGTGCTTGCCCTGATCGGTCCTTACCTGCTGGGAAAAGCCATTGATACCGCGATCCTCCCGCAGGATTACAGTTTGCTCATCCGGTTCTGTCTTCTACTGGGCGGTATTTATCTGCTGGGCAGCGCTGTCTCTTGGGTCCAGGCTTACGTGATGACCTCCGTCTCCCAGCGCACGGTCTATGAGCTGCGGCGGGACCTGTTCGCCAAATACCAGGAGCTGCCGGTCAGCTTTTTCGATACCCATGCTAACGGTGAGCTGATGAGCCGTGCGACCAATGACATCGACAATGTCTCGAACTCGCTGAATCAGAGTGTAACCCAGCTGTTGAACAGTCTGATCACACTTAGCGGCTCTCTGGTCATTATGTTGATGCTGAATGTTCCGCTGACGGGAGTTGCTCTGATAACTATTCCGCTGGTCGTACTGGCGAGCCGCCGGATTACCGGCTTAAGCCGGATCTACTTCAAGGATCAGCAGCAGCATCTGGGTGAGCTGAACGGCTTCATTGAAGAAGCAGTCAGTGGCCAAAAGGTAATCAAGCAATACCGCCGAGAACAGGCGGAGGTCACCAGATTCCGCGGAATAAGCGGGGAGCTTAACAAAGCGGGCATCAAGGCGCAGATTGTATCCGGCCTGGTAGGCCCGGTAATGAACCTGATTAACAATCTGAACTTCGCGCTGATTGCCGGAATTGGCGGCTGGATGGCTTATCATGGGCTGCTTACCGTAGGGGTCATCGTCAGTATGCTGAACTACGCCAAGCAGTTCGGCCGGCCCATCTCCGACCTTGCGAACCAGTATAACCTGATCCAATCGGCAATCGCCGGAGCGGAGCGCGTATTTGAAGTGATGGATATGTCCTCCGAGTACAGCGGGGAGCAGCCTCAGGAGCTGGAGCGGATACGCGGGGAAGTTATTTTCCGGGATGTTGTGTTCGGATATAAGCCGGGCGAGCCTATTCTGAACGGTGTAAGCTTCACTGCGCAGCCGGGTGAGACGATCGCCCTGGTGGGGCCGACCGGTGCAGGGAAGACGACCATTGTCAACCTGCTGACGCGTTTCTATGAAGTGAGCGGCGGTGAGGTGCTGATCGACGGCAGGGATATCCGGGAGTTCAATAAAAACGGGCTGCGCCGCCAGCTCGGAATGGTGCTGCAGGACGCCCATGTCTTCTCGGGAACCATTCGCGAGAATATCCGGTTCGGCCGTCTGGAGGCCACGGACCGTGAAGTGGAAGAGGCAGCTAACCTCGCCAATGTCAGCGGCTTTATAGCGCGGATGCCACAGGGGTACGACACACTGCTGGGTACAGACGGGACCACCTTGAGCCACGGCCAGCGCCAGCTGTTGACCATTGCCCGTGCCATTCTGGCCGATCCGGCCATCCTCATTCTGGATGAGGCAACGAGTAGCGTGGATACCCGGACAGAGATGCATATCCAGCAGGCCATGCGTACATTGATGAAGGGCCGCACCAGCTTCGTGATCGCCCACCGGCTCAGCACCATTCAGGATGCAGACCGGATTCTGGTCATTCAGGGCGGCCAGATCGCTGAGCAGGGAAGCCATAGCCAGCTCCTAGCGCTGCAAGGGATATATTCCGAGCTGTATAACAGCCAGTTCAAGCAAGCCTTTGAAGCCGGGTAACCAAGGCGCCAAATATATGAACGTAAACAGCGATCCTCCGGTTATGTGAGAATCGCTGTTTGCGTTTCAGTTCAGCTGCTGTTAAATTGGTGCCGATCACGCATTGTTCCGATGTTAATATTGGTTACAAAGTGCAACAATGTGCATAATCCAGCACCACGCTGGGGAATTCCTGCACTAATTACAACAATGTGTGTTCCTTAAGGGTTCAGTTGACGGAATTCCTGCACAGAATGCAACAATGTGTGTTCCTCAGCTGCATAACTCACCGAATTCCTGCAATAAATACAACAATGCGCTTTATCTAAGCTCAAACGGACGAAGTTCCTGCAAAAAGTACAACATTTATCCAACGCGGTGTTCAGTGAGGCGTTTAATGAGGTGTTCAGTGAGGTGTTCAGTGAGGTGTTTAATGAGGCGTTCGGTGAGGCGTACAGTGATGCTACTTTGCCTTTCAAATTTCTGTTCAGTGGGACCATTTTTTCTTTCAGGTTTGTGTTAAGTGGGGCTGCCTACACTCAAACAGCGGAGCGGGCGGAACGACCCGTGGAAAAGCGTAGCGTTCGCCTTTGTGTCCGGATTTTACCGATTAGGTAAAAATAATAAAAATCTGGACACAACAGCGATTGTAACAACGTTCCGTTTGCGCAGCGTCCACCTCAGCTAAGACGTAAATTGAACTCAAAATCAAGGGTCTCCCAAGTAACTCCACCATAGATTTCGGCCAATTATCAATCAATTTCACCCCAGGACACATAAAGGACATAACACTCGACTATGCTGAGAGGTATAAACGGGTTGAAAGCAGGGAGTACATTGAAGAAAAAGTTACTGCTTGTCGAAGACGAGCTGCGTATCCGTGAGCTGGTGTCGGATTACTTCATACAGGACGGCTGGGAGGTGCGCGAAGCCGATAATGGGCAGGACGCGCTCCTGTGGTTCGATTCACTGGTGCCGGATCTGCTGATTCTGGATATTATGATGCCCAAAATGGACGGATTTCAGGTATGCCGGGAGATCCGCAAGAAATCGGCAACCCCGATCATTCTGCTGACCGCCAAATCCGCCGATGATGACAAAATTCACGGCTTCGAGCTGGGAGCCGATGATTATGTGACCAAGCCGTTCAGTCCCAAGGTGCTGGTGGCCCGGGCTGCGGCGCTGATGAAACGGGTCGAAGGCGCACACCAGCCAGAATCCGGTGTAGTGAGATTCGGCTCGGCCATTTTTAATACCATGGCGCACCGTCTTGAAGTGGAAGGCGCCGATGTCGAGCTGACCCCGAAGGAATATGATCTCCTATGGCTGCTGATCCGCAACAAGGGTCATGTGGTCTCGCGGGACACCATCCTCAGCCGGGTCTGGGGAATTGAATTCGAGGGGGACTCCCGGGTCGTGGACAGCCACATCAAGAAACTGCGCAGCAAGCTGGGGTATGAATCCCGCCACATCCGTACGGTCATTGGCACCGGCTACAGATTCGAGGTCGAAGAATGAAAAGATGGGGAATTACCTTCAAGCTGTTCGTGATGACTGTTATCTTCTTCGTCTGTTTTTACGGGATGGTCATCCTCAGCCAGTTCCTGCTGTTCGACCGCTTCTACCAGATACAGAAGGAGTCCCGTGTGGAGAAGCATCTGAAGAGCTTCGGGACAAGCTACACCAAAGAAGCCTGGGGCAGAACCCGCACTTCCCGCGAGCTGGTCCGGTTCATGCTGCGCAACAAGACACAGATGGTCATTATGAAGCCGGATGGCCGGATGAAGTCGGAAGATCCGTTCCGCATGAAGCTGATCGATGAGAAGGGCCAAACTCAGGTGATTCCCATGTCCCTGTTCATGAATCAGTTTGGCGACATGCTGAGATCGGCCCATCTGAAGGAGAATGACCGGGTGACCATACAGGGAGAGCATGTCGTCAGCGCAAGCGAGCTCGGGCAGCTGTTCTATCCGGTTAATATTACTAAACAAGGGGGAACGCCGGTAGGCGAGGAGGCGGATTCGGACAATACCAGCATTACCGGAACCATTACGGAGCTGGTCCTGCCGGATCTGAAAATATGGAGCCCGCGCCAGGGCATCCTGTTCGAGGCCATAGAGGACTGGTTTCCGTTAAATCCGGGTCAGCTGGAGAGCCTGAATAATCTGAACATGGTCAAGGAAGAGTGGACGGCTCCCTGGAGCGGTATCCGCAATTCCGTAATGATTCTGCCCGTGAAGCAGGCCAGCGGAGAGATTGAGCTGTTGTTCTCAGTGACCTCGCTGCAGGATGTTAAGGATTCCAATGAAGCGCTGCGCTGGTTCTTTTTATACCTGGGGCTTGGCGGGTTCGTGCTGATTCTGGTTCTGTCGCTGTTCTATTCCAAGATGGTGACCCGGCCCTTAATCAAGCTCAATAATACGGCCAAACGGATGGTAGCGCTCGATTTCACCGGTCATAACTCCATCCGCCAGAAGGATGAGCTGGGTAACCTGTCCAGAAGCATGTTCACCTTATCCCAAAGTCTGGACACTGCACTGGGCGAGCTTCGGGAGACGAATCAGCAGCTGGTGGAGGAGATGGAGCAGAAGAAGAAGCTGGAGCAGATGCAGCAGGACTTTTTTTCCAGTGCTTCTCATGAGCTGAAGACGCCTCTTAGCATTATCAAGGGCTTCGCCGAAGGGCTGGAGGACGGGGTGAGCGCAGGTAAGCAGGATCATTACATCAAGGTCATTATCGAAGAGGCCGACAAGATGGAGTTCCTGGTAAAAGATATGCTGGACCTGGCCCGGCTGGAGTCCGGCACGATCAAGCTGCGCAAAAGCTCCTTCATGCTAAGCGAAATGACGGAGAAGGTGACCGATAAACTGGTGCATTCCCTTCAAAATAAGCAGCTGGATGTAGTCATTATCCCGGCGAATGAATTGCCCGTATATGCGGATGCTACATGGATTGAACAGGTGCTCAGCAATCTGCTGACCAACGCCATCCGTCATGCCGAAGAGGGCAGTACTATAACTGTTAGACTGGAGAGTCAGCCCAAGAAGCTTTTATTCACCATCCATAACAAAGGGGAGCGAATCCCCGAGGATCAGCTGGCGCATATCTGGGAGCGGTTCTACCGGATCGAGGCTTCACGCAGCCGTCTGACGGGCGGAACCGGACTCGGATTATCCATTGCGAAGCAAATTTTAGATATGCATGGCTGCCGGTATGCAGTGATGAACACCACGGACGGCGTCTGTTTTAGTGTAACCTTTGGAGGCTGAGCCGCCCAATTACTAACTTGTCAGGAAAGGAGTGAACAGCATGAAATGGAGCTGGCTGCCTTCAATGTGCACACTGGGAAACCTGGGCTTCGGATCAATTTCCCTGCTATTCACGATTCAAGAACGTTATGATCTTGCTTTATTAATGATACTGCTGGCTGCGATATGCGATGTTATGGACGGACTGCTCGCCCGGATGCTGCATTGCACCAGTGATTTCGGTAAACAACTGGACTCTTTGGCGGATATTATTTCTTTTGGTATCGCTCCCGTCTTTCTTATTCTGTTATACCGGCTGGAGAACGTGCAGTGGGTCGGACCTGTGGCTGCGGTTGCATTCCTGATCTGCGGGGCGCTGCGGCTGGCCAGATTCAATATCTCGGCTCCTTCCAAGGGCTTCGTGGGCATGCCGATTACGGCAGCGGGATTGCTTCTGTCGATGACCACCCTTATAGGTGAACGGCTGAAGCCTGAAATGCTCATTTTAATAATGGGACTGTTGTCTATACTGATGATAAGCAGGGTCCCGTTCCCTTCGTTCAAAAAATTCGTTAACAGGAAGTGATTGTTCATGCCATGGGTCATCGAGATGATCTCACAATACGGTTATATAGCTATATTCGCGCTGCTGGCGCTCGGGCTTCTCGGACTTCCCGTTCCCGATGAGCTGCTGACGCTGTTCGTTGGCTATCTATCCTCTACCATGGTGCTGGATTTCTCGCTTTCGGTTCTGGTCTGCTTCATAGGTTCAATTACAGGCATGCTGATCAGCTATACCATCGGTCTCAGAGTGGGGCAGCCTGTCGTGGACCGGTACGGGAAATGGGTAGGCCTGACGCCCAAAAGATTCGCCTATGTCAAACGCTGGTTTTTCCGGTTCGGCAACTGGACGATATTCATCGCTTATTTTGTGCCGGGCATCCGGCATGTGACCAGCTACATCTCAGGCATCAGCGCCATGTCCTTCCGGAAATATTTAATGGTCACCCTTGCCGGTGCCTTTATCTGGTCACTCCTGTTTGTCTCGATTGGCTATCTGATCGGATCGAAGCTAACCTTTGTCTAATAAAGTAATATTCTTTTATAATCAAACAGGATCTTACAGTGGCTGATCGTTCTGTTATATACTGCAAGTAGTATTTATGGCTATGAGGCCAGGAATTATAGCGACACGAGGAGGTAGTACTGTAATGCCCAAACTACAAGATATCGTGATTGAAGAATATATACCGGAGAGGCATGCCGCTTCCATTGCCGAGATGTGGAACAGAAGCGCAGAGAGCTGGGGCGGAGACGGAGCGTACCGGACTGAGGAGAGCGTGCTGCGTGAACACGAGAAAAGTCCGATGCTCAAGTTGTTCCTGGCGGTAAGCGGCTCAGAGGTCATCGGATACTGCAGCTTCTCCCATTATAAAGAGGATACCGGAGCGCTCTATATTGCTCTGCTCAACGTGAGACCGGATTACCATGGACGCAAGGTGGGTAAGGCGCTGGTAAGGCGTTCGATCGAAGAGACGATTAAGCTGGGCTGGCCGCGGCTGGATCTTTATACTTGGCCCGGTAATGTCAAGGCAGTGCCCACTTATAAGAAAAGCGGGTTCTTCTGGGAGGACCGGGATGACACCACTCACCTGATGAACTTCATTCCCTCGGTGCTTCAGACCGGAGCGGTGAAGTCTTATTTCGAAAAGATAGACTGGTATAACGACAGCATCCGTGAGATCAAGGTGGAGCCTGACGGTCACGGGGAAAACGGCTTTGACTATTTTACATATGAATGGCTGAAGGATGGTCTGTCGCTGAAAATGGAATATGAACGGACCGGCCGTGGCCTGCGTCTCATTGAGACGGAGGATTACCGGATACAGGTAACGATTCCTGCGCAGCATGAGCTGCCGTTTGGAGCGGAATACCCTGTCATTTACGAAGCCGTGAACAAAAGCGGTAAGCCCCTGGCGCTCCAGATTAGCGGTAAAAGCAATGAGCAAATCCGCATAGAGCTGGACGCTGCTCAGACAATCGAATCCGAGGCACGGATTGAAGGCCGCTTCTTCATCCATCCGGTGAAGGAGGAGCAGGATCTCTATCAGACCCACCCTGTGGTGGAGGCAGAACTGCTCATTAACGGTCTTCCTGCCATCTTCAAGCTGGGCATTAAGCCGAAATTTCCGGTCAAGGTGAAGCTTCAGGTACCTGACAGAACGCTTTTCGCGGGCGAAGAGGTCGAGCTGGATGTAACGGTAGAGAATGAGTACAACACAGACACCGTGTTCAGCTTTGAGCTGCCGGAGGATGAGATTCTGGCGTTCGGCCAGACCCGGATTACCGTAGAGGTTCCGGCAAAGAGCCGGAGAACCGTCACCGCAGCGGCCCGGCTGCTCGGGTATGGCATTTGGCACCATACGGTGAGTATCCACAGTGCAGAAGAAGGAGCCGATTCAGCTATACTGGAACAGGAGCTGAGCCTGGTCTTCTCCGGAGCAGAGACGGCCTTCGGCGGCCCGACCGACAAGGACTGGATCATAAGCAATGGCCGCTATTCGGCCGTACTGAACAAAACAAACCACTGGCTTACCTTTTTTGAGAACCGTAAATATCTGATGAACCTGCCTTATCCTAAGCTGGGCTTACCTTATACGAATGAATTCAAGAAATTCACGGCGCTGGATGTGAAGATCTCCAGGGATCAAGAGGCTATCGTGCTTGAGGCCACTTATGAAGCCGGCATCAGAGATGGCTTGCTGCTGACAATGGTTGTGAAGCTGTTCGGCAACGGGATTGTCTCCCGTTATTTCCGAATCGACAATCTGCAGGCTACCGTTCAGGAGGAAGAGCTGTTCCTGAAGGACAGCTTCCGCTTCGGTCTGCATGGCGGCGTCATCCCTTACCGCGGCAAATATATAGATCTGAGCGCAGGGGTTGAAGCCTCCAGCCCGGATTACTGGGAGGCACAGGATTTCACGGAGAACTGGATGTTCGCTGACGATGAAGGCTTCTCCAGAGGGATTAGCTGGCCGTCAGAGCTTAAGCTGATTCAGGACTCGTGGATGCATGCCGTAGAGCATTCTCTGGGGCGGATTCCCGCCGGCGGGCGTAAGGAGACGCCGCCGCTGCGGATCGCGCTGGGCACCTGGGACCATTGGCAGGATTTCCGGGCCTATGCGCTGCAAAGCGGCAACAAGAACGCTGATGAACTGGCCGCTACAGAACAGCTGGAACTGAGCTTGAATAACGGGAATCCGTTTATAAGCGGAGAGGCTATGCTTTTACTTAAGGACCAGAAGAAGAGCTATCTGGCGGGTGAGATTCGGCTCTCTTCCGATGCAGGCAGCATGGCGGAAGCGCGGCTAACAGTACATGAGGAAGCGAAGCTCAGAGAAGCGGCTCTGCCGCTGACTGTGCCAGCAGGAGCAGCCCCGGATGTGCTGACCCTGCATCTGGATATGGACAGTTATGTGCAGGATCAATCCTTCCTGGTCTTGCCGGTCGCGGATGAACCTGTCCGGCAGGAGAGACTTGTAGCAGAAGGAGCACAGGTACTGGCTGTGGACAACGGCATTCTGCGGATACAGGCCAGCCCTGACTTCGCGCCGGGATTGTTCTCGCTTACCCATCAGGGCGAGGAATGGCTTGAATCTTCTTTTCCGCAGCCGGTTGCGAAATCCTGGTGGAATCCTTGGGTGGGTGGTATCGTAACCAGTGTGGAAGAAATCGCCTTACGCAGCTTCATGGAGGAGCCGTTAACGGCTGATTTCGCGGAGTTGACCGATAACAAGGGGAACCGCTGGTCGGGGATACGGATGAGCGTATCCATTCAGAAGAATGATAAATACAAAGGACTCGTACTGCATCAGTATTTCATGCTGCTGCCGGGCGTTCTGGTGCTTGCTTCTACAGTACATGTGGAGCAGAACACAGGCGGTCCGCTATGCCCGTTGCAGCTGGAGACTTCAACCTTCTATCAGGCTGCTTCTGCCATCAAGGACGGTAGAGGGTACCTCAAGAACAGCAGAGGTGAACAACTGGTATATAAGGCAGGCAAAGTACAGTCAGGAGCTAAAAGTTCTAACGGTCTTCTGCAACTGGGTTCTGAGGAGCGGAAGCAACGCTTGACGTTAATTGCAGCACCTGAGCATTCCTCTCCCTCGCTTATGGTGAATGCAGATGCAATATTGTCATATACGGAGGAATACCTGCATCTGCAGGATGGCAAGGAGCAATTCAGCAAGCCGCAATTCTATCTGATCTCAGATCTCCAGGTACCTGATCAGGCTTATGGCGATCTGCTGTCGATCCGGTTCAAGAAGTGAGTCAGAGAAAGGAAGCTTCTATGAAAATCATTGACGCACATGTGCACTATTCCAATATTGCAGCCTTCCACGAAACGGCGCAGACCTTGGCGCATATCGATTATACCGGCAAGGGACTCCTGGAGGAGTTCCGCCGCAGCGGTGTAATTGCCGGAGTCGGTATGGGAGTGACTGAGACGGTTGCCGGAGCTTTTCCCGATTCCGCTGCCCTCAATCCTATGCTGCTTGACCTGAGCGAGACCCTGCCGGACAATCTGTTCACCTGCGTGGGCATTAACCCGCTCACCCTTCATCTGGAGGGACAGCTTGAAGCACTGGAGCAATCATTGCAGCGGACGGATGTCGTTGGCATCAAGCTGTATGCCGGGTATTACCACTTCAATGTGGGGGATGAAATTTATGATCCGGTCTACAAGCTGGCTGCCGCTTACGGCCTCCCGGTGGTCATTCATGGCGGATTGACTTACGCGGACCAGGGATTGCTGAAGTATTCCCATCCGCTGTCCATGGAAGAGACCTTCCTGAAGCACCGGGAGATTACCTTCATGCTCTGCCACCTGGGCGATCCCTGGGTCATGGACACCGCAGCCCTGCTGGAGAAAAACCCTAATCTCTATACAGATTTATCCGGCTGGATTGTCGGCGATCAGGCCAAGGTGGACCGGCTGCTGACCGAGCAGACCTATACCGATCATTTCCGCCGGGCGCTGGTGTTCGCCGAGAAATACGACCGTCTGGTCTTCGGCACCGACTGGCCGCTGGTCCCGCTGGACGCTTATATTACCTTCGTGAAGCACCTGGTGCCAGAAGCCTACCATGAGGATGTCTTTTATAACAACGCACTCCGCGTGTTCCCTAAGCTTGCGGAGCGGATTAGAGAACTGAATTTGTAATGATGGTTTTTAATGCATGCCCCCGGAATGGTATTCCGGGGGTTTTCGGTTTGTTGCGCGGGGCAGCGGGGCAGGCTACTACTTCTGACGAATGACCTGTGGTAAGCTGAGAGTAGTGCTGCAACAGTTTTACAACTGTTAGAATGAACTTTAGGGTGTTAAAGTCTGAGCACGAACATCGAGCTGATCCTGGGCTGATACTGGGCTGATCCTGGGCTGATACTGGGCTGATCCTGGATTGATGCTGGGCTGATCCTGGATTGATACTGGGCTGATCCTGGGCTGATACTGGGCTGATCCTGGATTGATGCTGGGCTGATCCTGGATTGATCCTGGGCTGATCCTGGGCTGATCCTGCACCCTTTACCGACTTCTGCTCTTAAATTCAACTAGCTGATTGTATTTTCTGCAATAGAAAATGCAAAGCTGACCGTAAAATTAGATTCTATTGTATTTCATACAGTAGAATGTTGTGTTTTGGGTGAAAAATGGCCTTTTTTCAGTATTCTATTGCACTGAATACAATAGAAGCTATTTCGAAGCCTTTTTTACAGCATTCTGTTGTACAAAATGCAGTTACTATCATTCAAGTGCCTACAGCATCCGAATGACAACTGTGCAATGAGAAGCTGACTCGTAAAGGTCCGGTAATGGTTTCTTCACATTTACTGAGGGAGGAGTATTATGCCATACATACAGATTAACGAACTTGAAATGTTCTATGAACAGATGGGTACCGGAGAACCGGTGATCTTCCTGCACAGTCATTATTCCCGCAGCATGCTGGCCTTCAGCAGCCAGGTTCTGGACTTCCAGAACCAATACAGATGTTACTTCCCGGATCTGAGAGGGCATGGCAGGACCCGCTGCCGGGATCTGGACTGGTCTACTCCACGAATAGCTGAAGATGTCGCCGGATTCATGGATCGAATGAATATTGAACGGGCACATCTTATTGGATATAGTATGGGAGCGGGCGTAGGGC is a window of Paenibacillus sp. FSL H3-0469 DNA encoding:
- a CDS encoding GNAT family N-acetyltransferase — protein: MPKLQDIVIEEYIPERHAASIAEMWNRSAESWGGDGAYRTEESVLREHEKSPMLKLFLAVSGSEVIGYCSFSHYKEDTGALYIALLNVRPDYHGRKVGKALVRRSIEETIKLGWPRLDLYTWPGNVKAVPTYKKSGFFWEDRDDTTHLMNFIPSVLQTGAVKSYFEKIDWYNDSIREIKVEPDGHGENGFDYFTYEWLKDGLSLKMEYERTGRGLRLIETEDYRIQVTIPAQHELPFGAEYPVIYEAVNKSGKPLALQISGKSNEQIRIELDAAQTIESEARIEGRFFIHPVKEEQDLYQTHPVVEAELLINGLPAIFKLGIKPKFPVKVKLQVPDRTLFAGEEVELDVTVENEYNTDTVFSFELPEDEILAFGQTRITVEVPAKSRRTVTAAARLLGYGIWHHTVSIHSAEEGADSAILEQELSLVFSGAETAFGGPTDKDWIISNGRYSAVLNKTNHWLTFFENRKYLMNLPYPKLGLPYTNEFKKFTALDVKISRDQEAIVLEATYEAGIRDGLLLTMVVKLFGNGIVSRYFRIDNLQATVQEEELFLKDSFRFGLHGGVIPYRGKYIDLSAGVEASSPDYWEAQDFTENWMFADDEGFSRGISWPSELKLIQDSWMHAVEHSLGRIPAGGRKETPPLRIALGTWDHWQDFRAYALQSGNKNADELAATEQLELSLNNGNPFISGEAMLLLKDQKKSYLAGEIRLSSDAGSMAEARLTVHEEAKLREAALPLTVPAGAAPDVLTLHLDMDSYVQDQSFLVLPVADEPVRQERLVAEGAQVLAVDNGILRIQASPDFAPGLFSLTHQGEEWLESSFPQPVAKSWWNPWVGGIVTSVEEIALRSFMEEPLTADFAELTDNKGNRWSGIRMSVSIQKNDKYKGLVLHQYFMLLPGVLVLASTVHVEQNTGGPLCPLQLETSTFYQAASAIKDGRGYLKNSRGEQLVYKAGKVQSGAKSSNGLLQLGSEERKQRLTLIAAPEHSSPSLMVNADAILSYTEEYLHLQDGKEQFSKPQFYLISDLQVPDQAYGDLLSIRFKK
- a CDS encoding TatD family hydrolase; amino-acid sequence: MKIIDAHVHYSNIAAFHETAQTLAHIDYTGKGLLEEFRRSGVIAGVGMGVTETVAGAFPDSAALNPMLLDLSETLPDNLFTCVGINPLTLHLEGQLEALEQSLQRTDVVGIKLYAGYYHFNVGDEIYDPVYKLAAAYGLPVVIHGGLTYADQGLLKYSHPLSMEETFLKHREITFMLCHLGDPWVMDTAALLEKNPNLYTDLSGWIVGDQAKVDRLLTEQTYTDHFRRALVFAEKYDRLVFGTDWPLVPLDAYITFVKHLVPEAYHEDVFYNNALRVFPKLAERIRELNL